Part of the Rhipicephalus sanguineus isolate Rsan-2018 chromosome 5, BIME_Rsan_1.4, whole genome shotgun sequence genome is shown below.
aaaaaaaaattatcagttTTATACATTACTTCTTTTTATTGACTGTCAATAATAAAGCTTTACTGATTGAGTTATGATAGGGCGGTTAGACTAAATAATAATTCGCAAGGTCAAGTGGCGCTTTAATTTGGCCAGATTATTTCTGGCCATTAAAATATCATTCATACTACAGGTGACCAGACGGTACAACATACATAACGAATTCACCAGTGTTTTCCTATCATATTGGCAGGAGAACACAGTCAGTTACGTATAAAATACAGCGGCCACCCTACAGCATAGcgccaaatgttgacacaacgttgccgccgCATTGATAAAGTTGCTTCAACGTCGTGGCGTGCTATACTAGGGCACCGTTAATGAACCAGAGTTATAccattttttcttcctttgaaTCTGCGAATAACATCTAGATTGCAATGTTGATAATGTACTGCAAAGAAGTCTAATTTTGTACATTCCTCTTAATGCATTGTACGTGCATGCATTGAAACGTCCAAGTTGGCTCTATCGATCTGCTTCATTTCATTATGTCGGTCGCCCCGCTGTTTGCCCGATCCACGCAAACGCTGTGTAAGCAGTAAAAGCAATGTCATACAGCGGCTgaatattgttgttgttgtttctcagacatttggcgcaacccacttcgggggatagaccatgaatcggacggtgcgtTTCTTAAAGAATTAATTCACTTTCTGTAGGAAACGGTTTTAAAACTGAATAGTTTATGCGTTAGACATTAacagtacaacttcataaagcttaaagaggaaaacaaaaacgaaagaaaaacggccaaaaatacatgtatatacatctgtgattaaggaaagaaacgttCGAAAAAGAAACTGAACTAAGTTACACTTAGCATTCTaatcttttagtctctcgtaggaaattacgtacagcgtcgaaaacactcctgtggctaaaaccaagcacggtagcaccaaatgaaagaaccaccggcTGAATAGCTGGACACGCGGCAAGACACGCGGCAGCGGCTTTTCTTCGAATTACTCGAAGAGGACGCGTTTGCCCCACTGCCGCCGCCTCCTCAGACATCGTCGCGAGGCGAAGTGACTTTTGACCTTGTGCGTTTGTTAATATAGTAAACGTACCACTAGTTTACTTGCCGATAATGTAAATATAATATACGGGAGGGCACTGGAAAAACATGTACTGCGTGATCTCTGAGTAGCTAGAGTTTTAAAAAGCGCGCTGCGAGTTTACTTCTATATCAACAACACGGAAACATTTACGTCCTGTGTTCGAGTAGGAAATTGCGCATTTCGCGAGAATTATGTTATCTGCGCAATGGAAAACATTCAGCTTGAGGCTATAGAAAGCCATGACATGGGTGCAgaattgtgaagaaaaaaaagaggagcagTGTATCCACGTATACCGACATTTTAGCATCGCTTCCCGTTGCCTCCTGCGAATCTTGTCAAGGTTTTTGCTTGGGAAGTGAATCGACATAAATAATGATAAACTAAAGGAACTGCACAACAGCCAAGTATAAAAATTTTCGTGTGCACGGCACGTAGAGTCTGAAGAAGAGTGCGTGTTTTTCGCTAAGTCTAAACACTTGGTTCCACATCAGGCGTCGACGTCTTGCACGTGGCGCACATTCCCGACGAAAAGCACGACTGCTGCAGGCTTGTGGGTTCGCACTAGGAACATAAACGGGTGGTCGGCCGTGAACTCGACGGCGCGCAGGTCACGGCGGGTGACGAGCGAAGCCGAGCCGGCTGCGGCCTCGGTGCCTTCCTCGGTCACCTCGAGAGCAGTTCGGTGCAGAGCCACCGAGACACCGAGTGAGGAGCCGCCGCAGCCCGCGTTACTGCTGCCGTGGTTCACAGTGATGCCCGAGAGGTCGGCGCGCGAAGTGAACAAGTCGGTGACGCCCATCGCGGACAAGGGACGGCGCAGGTCAGAGGTCGTCGACAACTTGAAGCGGGGCAGCTTTAGACAGACCTGCGCGCGACATCACAATACAAAGGGGTTGctgtgctccactgctgaccagaaggtcgcgagatcgaatcccagccgcggcggtcgcattttcgatggaggcgaaagcgcAAAGATGAAAATCAAGCAGTGACGTGCTTCTTACGTGCACGCGTTGTGTTTGCCTGCTTCTTTTCGTTGTCGCGCGCGCTGTTTcttcgcccaaatctttaactagcgtgcgcagACGGCAATTTTTTTTGTGTATCTTCGCCATACGGCTGATTTAAGTTACAAAAATGGTGAGGGCAAGTGCAAGTGCACGCCCACAAAGCACAGGTCCACAAAACAATTTTTGGAACTTAGTTCTATCCATAGGtgtgcgcatggggggggggggggggtagggcatggcggccgccccccctagttGCCtacgcctaagagggggggggcgcagagTTTGTTCTGTACATTCACTTAGTAAGGGggcggggcgctgcgatgaaccttcgccccccccccccccctgatggggaatcctgcgcacgcctatggttctaTCCCATGGCGTTGACACGCCGAAAAGTCACGCCGCACAAGATCTGGGCGACTGTGCCAACTGGCCCGCCTGCAGTTGGTGTTGCAGTTAATTTCTCACCAAAGACTGGCATTGGTCTCAGGCTTTGCAAGTTAAAGGTGGCAAGTTAACACATAAttgaatgcaacatcaagggTCCTTGGTCGCCATTTTTGTCCAAAAAACATGCGTAGCGTAACAccgcgcaataaaaaaatgacgtgagaggcagtagcgcagccagaaatttttttcggggggcggggctgttcagccataatttatgtatgtccgtgaatgcgtttgtatgtatgcgtgtatatatccaCATGTAAAATAGAAaaatttgggggaggggggttgagctccccccccccccaacctttaCTCAGTCGTGCCGAGCTGCACAACGATGAATTGGGGGAggaggccgccccccctgcccccctccccagTGCGCACGCCTCTAGACTTTCTATTTAGTAGCAGAAGTTGcgtcttttcctttcctcaaccactcctcctcctcctctgtttAGTAGGACTGACAATTGGGCTAATTGGTAAGGATTTCTGATCAGGTGTTCCTTCCAGAGGCGGTTCGAAACGGCCTCGTTGCATGTGTACCACTAAGAGAGGTTAGGTTTCGACTTTAGTTAAAGGTTAAATCATCAATTGTCAGGAGACATCTGCCGGCAGAGCCCGAATACCTTGGTGAAGCTGCTCATATTGTTGAGCATGGTGGACAGCTCAGAGGGCGTCACGAGCCGTTCGAAGTCGTCCAGCCCATCTACCTTGTCCGGCAGCAGCACAACCATCGAAACGTTCTGGTTTCTGCGAAAATTTTAATGGTTAGTGCAGCGCTGTAGTGGTATTGGAACGTCCCTATAATGTCAGAGCGCGCTTCCCGTCTGATGGTAATATAGCAAAGGACTAAAGTATATAGACGTCCAAATCCAGGAgatcatttcttttctttcttgcaggATTTAAGTGGTATTTGAACACACATTCAACCATTTGAATGCGTGTTTTTTCTCGTAAGAGTGAGCATCTTTTCAGAGAAGGAGCGAAGTGGCGGACGTACCCCTCACACTCATTTGAAGTTATCGCTGCCGTCAGCAACTGGTTATGTAGATCGCCAAGTGCTGCCACCACCAACCTCAATCTTTTTTATCcagataccctaaaggcccagaaggcattacgtaggggtggggggtgggggtacAGTAAATGtggcaataaataaaatacataCTGAACAATGAAATAAGAATACATGAATAAACAAACATGGAATGGTGTAAAAATAGCTGCGTGTGACAGTATTATACTACGTCAAGAAACTAACTCAGGGTTAGTGAAACAATCATAAGGTAAAGTTCCATAACAATAAACATCATCAGTATCACATGAAACTAATAGAAAAAAAGCACATAAGAAAATCAGCACTAGTGATTCGAGGATAGAATTTTTCTATTGGCTGACTTTAGGCTTTAGACTAGTTACAAATAAGTCATGATTCACaatgcgtacaatgtcagcaggaAGAAGATTCCATTCACGAATGGCGAGAAGTGGAAAGTGAAACAGAAGATTAGTGCGGGCGAAAATAGCTTCAATTTTATGTCGGTGATCGAGTCGCGAAGATATATGACGAGCTCGCCTTATATTGAAGATATCGTGGGATGACTGATTGAAGTGAAGcttatgaaagaaagacaatagtgACAGCAACCTGCGATTTTCCAGAGAAGTCCATCAAGAGTGGCCGAGGAGCGTGACATTGAACTGCTTCTTACCTGTACGGAATCGTGACCAAGCTTACTCCAAGGCCCTCGTGGCGCCCGACGGCGAAGCGTCCCGTCCTGTACATCATCTTCACCTTGCGGCTACGCGTGGGCGTCTCATAAAAGGGCTCCTCCGCGGTGAGCTCGGGATCGAACAGCTCCGCCCAGCTGCCTCTGAAGTAGACGGCGTTCACAAGCGCAACGCACGTAGCAGAGTTCACCGAACCTGGCGGCAGCAACTCCGCAATCTTGGACGCCGTCTTTCGGAAGACCCAGTCATTGATGGCACGCCTCGTGGTTTCCGGGTCGGTGACGAAGTCCACGTTGGTTACCGACGCTCTGTACGACGCATTGACAAGCGCCGCGTACTCTGGGGCCAGCCGTACGTCGAGACCCGCGTACAGTCGGTTGGCGAAACGAAGACTCATTGCAGCAGTGGCCTCCGTTCTATCGCTGTCGTAGTTGAGACTCTCGAAAATTGAGGCGAACGCGTCGTGGATGGCGTTATCATCATCCAAGGCACCGGAATGTCCACTCGAGACGCCCCGGGATGATTTCTGTGAAATATATTAGGAACTTTCTGTTGCAAGCTGGCAGTTGCTGAAGTGTAAAGATCTCAGTGCGATGAGTGAACTTGTGCGTATATAGTTATAAAACGAACATTGGCGGAATAAAAGCGGATACAAGGGAGATATAGAATATAGGACGACTCTGTACTCAGAACATTGTTATTAGGAGAGCTGGGGCACGGAATGTGTTCTTGACATTCCAGGCCCACACAAGCATTCGTATTCAAATTTCAACCCGTTTAGACATCAAAATGAACATCCCTCATTCTGGTCAATTCCTCACAGCGATGTTGACCTTCGCATAGCGCTGCTGTCACCAGAAAGACATTATTATTGCAGATTCATCCACAGGTCATTAGTGCAGCAAAGACCAGGAAAAGGGACACCGAATGGAAACGTCTAAAACGTATGGTTCTGCAGGCGCTGAACTGCAGTCCGATTGTCCACCAAGACGGAATGTTCAACGGTGAATGTGTGTCTCTCCTTTACTTACATCGCACTTTATCGCGGCCGCCAAGAGGCGTGGCCGTTGCACAGCGCAGTACAAGTGCGCTTCACACGACGATTTTTATTCTAATTTAGTTGTTGTCGAAACGTACGCCTTGGACGAACAGAGCTCGGATCTGCTTGGCGGTGTCGTTACGGGCTCCGGCGAGCGTCATTCCGAGCGCAGCCGCGATGGTGAGCGGCGAACACAGCAGGTTGCTGGCGTTGGCCGCGCTGTCCGCACTCAGAAGCTGCTTGTAAAGGTTCACCGAGAAAGTGAACAGCAGCTGTCCGAACGCAGCTTCCATTGCAGCACTGCGACAAAACGCATACAGTGGCGCGCGTTATACCTTTCGCGATAGCAAGTCTGCAGTTTAAGAATACCCGAAGTCAGGTTGTTTTACCCGACCCGAAAGCAAGCTGTTTTATCCCGCAGAGTTCCCGCTGCGCGCTCTCCAGCTGTCCAAAGTGTATTTTATTCGCGATAATATTTTTGCCAACTCGTCCATATACACTCTTCTACGCTCATTTTACTTAATCGGTGATCCGACAGagatgacaggacgggcgcttctTTGAAGGCTCGTGCTTTATGTAAGTGAACGTTGACGAACTCGCCCATTTCGTCATATTAATGAACTTGACCTGCTATAGTGTACTAAAAAAGTGAACACAACACACAAAAGCCAACACGGACGGAACGCAATACTATGTAGCATTTCCcgaggacaattaaaaaaaaacaacgaccACAAATGTACACATAAAAgcaataaatataataataatatatgattatgagagacgccgtagtggagggctccggaaatttcgaccacctggggttctttaacgtgcacctaaatctaagtacaggggcctcaaacattttcgcctccatcgaaaatgcagccgccgcgtccgggattcgatcccgcgaccttcgggtcagcagtcgagcgccataaccactagaccaccgtggcggggcgacataAAAGCAAGGCGTTTCGTTTTAGACGGGCTTCCACCCGATTCTCCACTTCACTATAGTATTGCGTTCCTTCCAGCGCGGCCGTGGTTCAACTCCATGGGCAGGCACATTCCCATTCAGAATGTATAGGCATGAATAGTGCTAATAAAATAAGGACCGCTTGTGCCTTGCTGAGTCTGTGCCTCACTTAAAACGTGCCTAAACGCCATTGCCTACATCTTGAAGAAAGTGTCGCGATGATCCTGGCCGTTTAAAGATACGCCCAGAGCACGCAAATGTTTGCAGTCTTTGGGAAATAAGATTTACCTCAGCTGTATCTTTCACGTTGAGGAGCAGGACTACGAGGAAGACTCGGGCGCGCAATCTTCTTCTGCTTCTGCAGCTGGTCGCAAGGGCAGCCTcgcttgctttcttgcttgttCTTGCTGTTCCGTGGAGCTTACCCACTACAGGCGATTAGTCGCAAAGAACAAggcaaaaaggaagagaaagtaTGGCTCAGCGGACCCCGTATCTCGGATCATTATTGCCGATTCGCGGAGTGCGTGCCAAAATCTTACTAAAGGTCGCATCACTATTCGCGCTGCTCGAATCCTCAAGCGCTGTGACTATCTTAACCGGCCCAAATACCCGTTTCGTCATCTGGACTCCAGCTTACGCAGGACTATATAGGTGGTAagttccagtgctgggcagtatcgaagatacatgtatcttagatactatcttagatactctttgggtatcttgtatctgtatcgcggtaCGTCTCACAAGACGTGTGTCAGTATATGTATTTATGATACAttaaagaatgtatcgtgtatcttaagatacaagatactgcgatcgcatcaccaccatgcgaaacaataagcgttggctgaacgccgcttctcaagccgatactgctgccactaagtgaCCAGGATAAAGCTGAAGgccgtgacattattttatctttccaccagagtttttcgagcgaggataggcgatgagctgtgagcgtgagtcacgtggtggcgctcgcgtcatctcgatagacaagcgcgcgaacgtacgccCCGCCGACCTTTCGTTTTATCGCTTTTTTCCTTTTAGTTGTGACAGTGCCGTGACACTTGGCAATTAgcaactgtcctgtgccgcgtatactccaatgcgcgcggcgtctttcgcacacattctgatgccgctatagtgtcattatcgaagtttttcttgcgtggtgcttcgttacgaagtctgaagaatgcgagcatgggggattgctttgcgtctgatggctttcacacatcggcgatttgaaggatctcgtatGTAAGTCTGACTTACATGCACtaagattaacttatatgcaaataatattccaacCGCTATAGAACCACCGgcaccgatgctggatctaacagaacaagcattcacataaCAACCGCAATCTTGGCgtatgtctctttttcttttattcaaagagttttaaaaatcctaatttgattgttagcactagttctttcttagctgtccttcttttccatcccatacattacataTGATTCTATATAGTTTTTTTCTGGTCTATGCCTTTAAGGTACTGAGGTAAGCTCTctgatttattcttgcttttagcgtcatttctgcttttgtttgcatacttatagtccacttgaatttacttttatgtaaaggcgatgttgagagcaaatatataataaaccgggcgcgcctggcgtatacagtaacaaaaattctgcttactactaagtaaaatcgcgaaattgagtttccattgTAATAACACAAATTACCAAAGGTATTCAGGAAACATTaatgttataccaaatgctccgtttttctcattagCGTCCCagcgagccgttttacgctattttccataggcactgaattcaattctcatagctattagggattacccgctgcggtggtctagtgcaggggcgtagccaggggggggggttcaacccccccccccccgaaatttttcagttttgcttgcgtatatatacacgcac
Proteins encoded:
- the LOC119393104 gene encoding leukocyte elastase inhibitor — translated: MEAAFGQLLFTFSVNLYKQLLSADSAANASNLLCSPLTIAAALGMTLAGARNDTAKQIRALFVQGKSSRGVSSGHSGALDDDNAIHDAFASIFESLNYDSDRTEATAAMSLRFANRLYAGLDVRLAPEYAALVNASYRASVTNVDFVTDPETTRRAINDWVFRKTASKIAELLPPGSVNSATCVALVNAVYFRGSWAELFDPELTAEEPFYETPTRSRKVKMMYRTGRFAVGRHEGLGVSLVTIPYRNQNVSMVVLLPDKVDGLDDFERLVTPSELSTMLNNMSSFTKVCLKLPRFKLSTTSDLRRPLSAMGVTDLFTSRADLSGITVNHGSSNAGCGGSSLGVSVALHRTALEVTEEGTEAAAGSASLVTRRDLRAVEFTADHPFMFLVRTHKPAAVVLFVGNVRHVQDVDA